The genome window GCCTGCACCTGTTGGTCGATGAACTCCGCACCACCCGCCGAAATCGGCGAGAAGTCGATCAACAGGAACGTAATCGTCACCGTTACCCAGGTGGCGAAAACGGTCCAGAGGAGGCGTTTTGCGATGTACGCTTTCATTGTCCGTCTCGATTGAAACTCATGGTGAGCAGTCTATAGGATTTGAAACGTCTGAAATAGCTCGAGGGCAGTGTTACTGCTCGGCCTCGATCTCCCATCGATGGACGTCGTATCCCCACGCGATGCTCGGTTCCTCGGTGGGATCGACGTGGTGGCGATAGCCGTTCAGGTCCTCAGGGAAGTAGAGGAACATCCAGGGTTGTTCCTCGCTCAAGATCCCGAACGCTTCCGCCAGCGTGCGCTGTCGTTCGTCCTGATCCGGCGTTGTGGCGGCTTCCGAAAGCATGTCCGCGACGCCTTCGGGATCGTCGTAGCCATAGCCGTTCACGGACTCACCAGGTCGCCAGAAGCCTTCCGTTGCCTCCGGCGCACGTGGATAGGAGTTTCGGCCGATGCCAGCCATGAAGTCCCACTCGCGGGAGTCGCCCGGTTCGGCGTACAGATAGTCGTCGAGCATGGTGTTCCACGGGACGGGATCGAGTTCGACCTCGAGACCGAGGTTCTCGTCGAGTTCGTCCTGGATGAATCGTGCTACCAGCTCGGTGTCGTCTGCACTATCGGAGAAGACGTAGTTGAGGACGACTTCCTCGCCGTCGGCGTCGACGAGGCGACCGTCGTCGTAGCCGTATCCGTCCGGAAGGTTGTTCTCGAACCGGTCGCGGGCACCGTCCGGATCGTACTCCCATTCGGCGACCTCGGAATCGTCGTAGAAGTCGGAGTACTCCGGTGAAAGCGTATGCGCAACCGTGCCGTAGCCGTACTGGATGTCGTCGACGATCGACTGGCGGTCGACGGCCATCGTGATCGCCTGGCGCACCTCCGGAATATCGAGGGCCTCCCAGCCGTCGTCTCGCATGTTGTAGAACATGCTCTGACAGTAGACCGTCGGCGTGCTGATGACCTGCACGTCGTCCATCCCGTCGAACTCTTCGGCACGACGTGCAGGGATACCGGCGGCAGTGATTTCACCCGCCTGAATCGCCGATAGCCGGGTCGACTCCTCGCCCATAACCTCATAGGTCCACTCGTCGATGTGCGGGGAGTCCTCGTGACCCTCGTAGTTGCGCAGGTAGTAGTCGTCGCTGCGCGGAGCGTACATGCGGGCTTCGGTCTCGAGGACTTCGACGGTGAACGCGCCGAGGTTCCCCGTGTAACTCAGTTCCTGAATCTCGTCGTCCTCGTTGAGTCCCTCGCCGTCCCGGTCCTCGACGTACGGCTCGGCGAGCTCCCGCGGAACAACCTCCTGAAAGCCCCAGAGGATCGGTTCCTCGAGGAAGCCGGGGAACGGTTCGGGCATCTCGACGGTGAACTCGTAGTCGCCGGTCTGTTCGACGTTGAACCAGGCCTGTTCGCCGTCCTCGTCGGCTGCCTCGAAGCCGTCGGGGACCGCATCGACGGGCATTCGCCAGTCATCGGCCATCGAGACTGCAGCCCAGTTGTCCTCTCCCTGGATGATCTCGGTGATCGAGTACACCCAGTCGTCGGCAGTCATCTCGCCATAGGGCTCAGACCACTCGCCGTACTCGGTGAGCGTGAACGTCCACTCGGTGAAGTCGTCGTTGACCTCGTAGTCGCGGACGAGTCGTGGGACGAACTCGTCGTTCTCATCGAACGCATACGCAGGGTCCATGACCCGGGTGACGCGGTCGCCCGACGTCGTATCCGTAATCCGGAAGACGTTGTAGTTGGGCGCTTCGCTTCCTTGAGCCCCGATCCAATGGTTTCCATCACCGGTATCGTCACCGGCGGCTGGTGCGTCATCAGAACAGCCAGCCAGGAGTGCGGCCCCACCGGCTATCGTCGACTTCAGCACCGTTCGCCTGTTGATACCGTCCGTCACGTTTTCGGAAGTCACGAATGGTTATTACCGAAAGAACATATAAAACTTCCTATGGTGCTACATATGCTGTGACTTTTTAGCGAAATGTGTCGAATATCAGCCGGTACCGTTGATTCAGGCACAATTGACCTCCTCCCGCGCCTAAACTCGCGGGAATCCCACCATGGAATTTCAGGCCGAGCGATTCGACCCTAAGGTTTCAAGACGCATACGCTCCAAGCGTCAATTCCTGGGCTTCAGCATCGGCTTGGCTGTCTTGTGGGCCGGTCAAACGGCCCCCTTCCTCAGCCGAGTCATCGTCATCCGTGTGTTCTCTTGAAAGACTCTCTCCGCTGAGGTAGCGGTCTGCAATGTTGAGCGCGGCGTTGATGTCCGCGTGGGACTCCGAAACCCAACACTCCAAATTGGAACACTTGAACGTTGCTTGATCGGGGCGGTAGCCCTGTTCTCCGCAACAGTGGCACGTCTTCGAGGTGTACGCGGGATTCACCGTCTCCACGCGAATCCCTTTCTCGGCGGCTTTGTAGCGGAGTTGGGCGTGCATCTTCGCAAAGCCCCATCCGTGCAAGCGCCGGTTCATGAACGCGCCGTAGTCCATGCTCTCGCGGATATGCGTGAGGTCTTCGAGGACCAACACGGGATTCTCGAATTGGTCGGCGTAGGCGACGACCTCCGATGTGACCGTGTGGAGAATGCCGTCTATCTGCCGCCAAAGCGAATCGCCGTAGGACTTTGCGATACGTTCACTCCCACGTTGCTGAAGGCGTCGAGTCGCCGTGAAGTACGTCTCACGGAGCCGCCGAACCTGTTTGCCTTCGTCGTTCCAAAGGTTGGGTGTAGCCGGGGAGCCGCGCTCGTCACGGTGACACACCGTTAACAAAGAGGCTTCCCCGATGTC of Natrarchaeobaculum sulfurireducens contains these proteins:
- a CDS encoding RNA-guided endonuclease InsQ/TnpB family protein, yielding MTELTETLELKLVEPNAHKHRKLCETKRAYQDALEAAFNANCTTQTEANDVVVNYDLSGYAKNALKKYVPQLCGGSYDAKELHDDHPVRFTNEGPKLDHKPQNAIEWYVKIPHHDDYNLWLPAQPNPEQREWLEALHARDAKMGECRLFDRDGEWYLHVVATRDVEERSSSADETPIGVDIGEASLLTVCHRDERGSPATPNLWNDEGKQVRRLRETYFTATRRLQQRGSERIAKSYGDSLWRQIDGILHTVTSEVVAYADQFENPVLVLEDLTHIRESMDYGAFMNRRLHGWGFAKMHAQLRYKAAEKGIRVETVNPAYTSKTCHCCGEQGYRPDQATFKCSNLECWVSESHADINAALNIADRYLSGESLSREHTDDDDSAEEGGRLTGPQDSQADAEAQELTLGAYAS
- a CDS encoding ABC transporter substrate-binding protein; its protein translation is MTSENVTDGINRRTVLKSTIAGGAALLAGCSDDAPAAGDDTGDGNHWIGAQGSEAPNYNVFRITDTTSGDRVTRVMDPAYAFDENDEFVPRLVRDYEVNDDFTEWTFTLTEYGEWSEPYGEMTADDWVYSITEIIQGEDNWAAVSMADDWRMPVDAVPDGFEAADEDGEQAWFNVEQTGDYEFTVEMPEPFPGFLEEPILWGFQEVVPRELAEPYVEDRDGEGLNEDDEIQELSYTGNLGAFTVEVLETEARMYAPRSDDYYLRNYEGHEDSPHIDEWTYEVMGEESTRLSAIQAGEITAAGIPARRAEEFDGMDDVQVISTPTVYCQSMFYNMRDDGWEALDIPEVRQAITMAVDRQSIVDDIQYGYGTVAHTLSPEYSDFYDDSEVAEWEYDPDGARDRFENNLPDGYGYDDGRLVDADGEEVVLNYVFSDSADDTELVARFIQDELDENLGLEVELDPVPWNTMLDDYLYAEPGDSREWDFMAGIGRNSYPRAPEATEGFWRPGESVNGYGYDDPEGVADMLSEAATTPDQDERQRTLAEAFGILSEEQPWMFLYFPEDLNGYRHHVDPTEEPSIAWGYDVHRWEIEAEQ